The following coding sequences lie in one Tichowtungia aerotolerans genomic window:
- a CDS encoding DUF456 domain-containing protein, producing the protein MIDFLLITLTALLCGIGVLFSAFAFSGTWIVLAAAIITFFAAGFPTPGTLIVFAVLCIGAEVLEALAGWFGVQKRGGSKTAGLAAIAGGLLGAFFGSMLFPILGTFLGMLVGSFALAFLVEWKRLKHHGHAAKIASGALVARLLILFLKTALTLAMSAWLLIGLIQA; encoded by the coding sequence ATGATTGATTTTCTGCTCATCACCCTGACCGCCCTGCTCTGCGGAATCGGCGTGCTGTTCTCAGCATTCGCCTTCTCGGGCACATGGATTGTTCTGGCCGCCGCAATCATCACCTTCTTCGCCGCCGGTTTTCCAACCCCGGGAACGCTGATCGTATTCGCCGTGCTCTGCATCGGCGCGGAAGTCCTGGAAGCGCTTGCCGGATGGTTCGGCGTCCAGAAACGAGGAGGTTCCAAAACAGCCGGACTGGCGGCCATCGCCGGCGGACTGCTCGGGGCCTTTTTCGGCTCCATGCTTTTTCCAATCCTTGGAACGTTTCTCGGGATGCTGGTCGGTTCATTCGCTCTGGCGTTTCTTGTGGAATGGAAACGACTCAAACATCACGGTCATGCAGCCAAAATCGCCTCCGGCGCACTCGTCGCCCGACTGCTCATCCTGTTCCTGAAAACCGCCCTCACCCTTGCCATGAGCGCATGGCTGCTGATCGGCCTGATTCAGGCCTGA
- a CDS encoding small basic protein, with the protein MTMHSSLKNAAKIEIQRNVLKRFERVDKLKEEGRWKEGDRGFGLPKTKPE; encoded by the coding sequence ATGACAATGCATTCCAGTTTGAAAAACGCCGCTAAAATTGAAATTCAGCGCAACGTGCTGAAACGCTTTGAGCGCGTTGATAAATTGAAAGAAGAGGGCCGCTGGAAAGAAGGCGATCGCGGATTCGGCCTGCCGAAAACCAAACCTGAGTAA
- the secD gene encoding protein translocase subunit SecD, whose translation MKNTLWKWLLLAGVTAWSLALVHPFKDKVKLGLDLQGGASFTVQVDRSKVEELIKDENPEIGGSKLSAKVDKDVQTAKDVALEVIRNRVDGLGIAEPEIYPQTDTDNIIVRLPGIDSENIQEATDLIQRAAFLEFRLVHMDSDKWVSELFAERLAPPGYKIPDAAGGNYYILDRSAGKDIDTKDFGSFGFRGKAEFMLMKDSLRDGSTIYRPLYVEIRNQLPGTSLKDASAQYDMNNQPYISLSFDSKGADRFAQITASYSPNGENNQNNNEGRRLAVVMDGTLYSAPSIREPIYGGSAQITGQFSVEEAMKLANALRAGSLKAPLNIIQKSEVDPSLGSDSIQSGIRAVIFGGILVLVFMALYYRFAGVIADLSLLLVMILLPFGMWFASGIFGLFTSESGAQAGLPVLTLPGIAGIVLTIGMAVDANVLIFERIREELRSGKSVLGAITSGYSKAFSTIFDANVTTLLTAAILFWQGSGAIRGFAVTLSAGILVSMLMVLVFTRMFLETIADKAKLKTMKMLTIIKSGTNIDFVGKRIPAIIFSLILIVGTWGVFVMKGQDNFGIDFTGGTSYLFRFEQQPSVEQVREVLGNAGIADATIQYQRGFGEAGKTAEALEIKIGFEEGDAALTAMQTAFSGNGIIEAGEEKIGAQIGAELKKKGITAILVAMVGIIIYISIRFEFSFAVGAIIALLHDVLITVGIYCLCGRQLSLTIIAALLTIVGYSVNDTIVVFDRIREDIKLMKGKASYSEIANLSINQTLSRTLLTSLTTLLTVVMLVVVGGGAINDFAWALLIGVVVGTYSSIFIATPVVLLWHKEKKV comes from the coding sequence ATGAAAAATACATTGTGGAAATGGCTCCTGCTGGCGGGTGTAACGGCTTGGTCGCTGGCGCTGGTTCATCCGTTCAAAGATAAAGTCAAACTCGGTCTCGACCTGCAGGGTGGTGCCAGTTTTACAGTTCAGGTGGATCGCAGTAAAGTTGAAGAGCTGATTAAGGACGAAAATCCGGAAATCGGCGGCTCAAAACTGTCCGCGAAGGTCGATAAAGATGTTCAGACCGCCAAAGATGTTGCGTTGGAAGTGATCCGCAATCGTGTGGACGGCCTCGGGATTGCCGAGCCGGAAATTTATCCGCAGACCGACACCGACAACATTATTGTGCGTCTGCCGGGAATCGACTCCGAAAATATCCAGGAAGCCACGGACCTGATTCAGCGTGCCGCGTTCCTCGAATTCCGTTTGGTGCACATGGACAGCGACAAATGGGTGAGCGAACTGTTTGCAGAGCGTCTTGCCCCTCCCGGTTATAAAATTCCGGATGCTGCCGGCGGCAACTACTACATTCTCGACCGCAGTGCCGGCAAAGATATTGACACCAAGGACTTCGGGAGTTTCGGTTTCCGCGGTAAAGCGGAGTTCATGCTGATGAAAGACAGCCTGCGCGACGGTTCCACCATCTATCGTCCGCTGTATGTCGAAATCCGCAACCAGCTGCCGGGCACCTCGCTCAAAGATGCTTCCGCGCAGTACGACATGAACAACCAGCCGTACATCTCGCTTTCCTTTGACAGCAAAGGTGCGGATCGTTTTGCTCAGATAACGGCATCCTATTCTCCGAACGGCGAAAACAATCAGAACAACAATGAAGGTCGCCGCCTGGCGGTCGTCATGGACGGCACTCTGTATTCCGCTCCGAGCATCCGGGAACCGATCTACGGCGGAAGCGCCCAGATCACCGGGCAGTTCTCTGTGGAAGAAGCGATGAAGCTGGCCAATGCGCTGCGCGCCGGGTCTCTGAAAGCGCCGCTGAATATCATTCAGAAAAGCGAAGTGGACCCATCCCTTGGAAGCGACTCCATTCAGAGCGGTATTCGCGCCGTTATTTTCGGCGGCATTCTCGTACTCGTTTTTATGGCGCTCTACTACAGATTTGCCGGAGTTATCGCCGACCTTTCCCTGTTGCTCGTCATGATCCTGCTTCCGTTCGGAATGTGGTTTGCTTCAGGAATTTTCGGGTTGTTCACTTCTGAATCCGGAGCGCAGGCCGGCCTGCCGGTGCTGACACTGCCCGGAATCGCCGGTATTGTGCTGACCATCGGTATGGCCGTGGACGCCAATGTGCTGATTTTCGAACGTATCCGTGAGGAGCTTCGTTCAGGCAAAAGCGTGCTCGGTGCCATCACTTCCGGTTACAGCAAAGCGTTCAGCACCATCTTTGATGCCAACGTAACCACATTGCTGACCGCCGCGATTCTTTTCTGGCAGGGTTCGGGAGCCATTCGCGGTTTTGCCGTGACCCTGAGCGCCGGTATTCTCGTCAGTATGCTGATGGTGCTGGTCTTCACCCGCATGTTCCTTGAAACGATTGCGGATAAAGCGAAGCTCAAAACCATGAAGATGCTCACGATTATCAAATCCGGTACCAACATCGACTTTGTAGGGAAACGGATTCCCGCGATTATCTTCTCGCTCATTCTGATTGTAGGAACGTGGGGAGTGTTCGTCATGAAGGGACAGGACAACTTCGGGATCGATTTCACCGGCGGTACGTCTTACCTCTTCCGGTTCGAACAGCAGCCTTCCGTTGAACAGGTGCGCGAAGTCCTCGGCAACGCCGGCATCGCGGACGCTACAATTCAGTATCAGCGCGGTTTTGGTGAGGCCGGCAAAACGGCGGAAGCCCTTGAAATCAAAATCGGCTTTGAAGAAGGTGACGCCGCGTTGACGGCCATGCAGACCGCCTTCTCCGGTAACGGTATAATCGAAGCCGGCGAAGAGAAAATCGGCGCTCAGATTGGGGCCGAGCTCAAGAAAAAGGGAATTACTGCGATCCTTGTGGCCATGGTCGGAATCATTATTTACATCTCTATCCGCTTTGAGTTTTCCTTCGCGGTAGGGGCCATCATTGCGTTGCTGCATGACGTGCTCATTACGGTCGGAATCTACTGTCTGTGCGGTCGCCAGCTCAGTCTGACGATTATTGCCGCATTGCTGACCATTGTCGGATACTCGGTCAACGACACCATTGTGGTGTTCGACCGCATTCGTGAGGACATCAAGCTGATGAAGGGCAAAGCCTCCTACAGCGAGATCGCCAACCTGTCCATCAACCAGACGCTGTCCCGTACACTGCTGACGTCACTCACCACGCTGCTCACGGTCGTGATGCTGGTGGTTGTCGGCGGCGGAGCCATCAACGACTTCGCCTGGGCCCTGCTGATCGGTGTGGTCGTCGGTACCTATTCCTCCATCTTCATCGCCACGCCGGTTGTACTGCTGTGGCACAAGGAGAAAAAGGTTTAA
- a CDS encoding pseudouridine synthase, which produces MMIRLQKYLAECGVASRRASEKLIVDGQVSVDGCVVTELGTKVDPATQKVVCNGRPVSREEKVWVMLNKPTGVICTSDDPEGRERVIDLVPDLAGRLYTVGRLDVMSEGLILLTNDGELAHRLMHPRHHVEKKYQVWIDRELSKQDIARMLKGLNCRGEMLKVLRVEPLKRMIASQPGYTLTLGEGRNRHIRRMMEALDCKVVRLLRVSVGPLRLEKLRSGEYRELAPWELEDLRKAVGL; this is translated from the coding sequence ATGATGATTCGACTTCAGAAATATCTGGCAGAATGTGGCGTGGCTTCGCGGCGCGCCTCGGAAAAACTCATTGTCGACGGACAGGTGAGTGTGGACGGATGTGTTGTGACTGAACTCGGCACAAAAGTTGACCCGGCCACTCAGAAGGTGGTTTGCAACGGCAGGCCGGTTTCCCGCGAAGAGAAGGTCTGGGTGATGCTCAATAAGCCGACCGGCGTTATCTGTACCTCAGATGACCCTGAAGGGCGCGAGCGGGTCATCGACCTGGTTCCCGACCTCGCGGGTCGTCTTTACACGGTCGGACGCCTCGATGTGATGAGCGAGGGCCTGATTCTGCTGACCAACGACGGCGAGCTGGCGCACCGCCTGATGCATCCGCGGCATCATGTGGAGAAAAAATACCAGGTCTGGATTGATCGTGAACTTTCGAAGCAGGACATCGCCCGGATGCTCAAAGGCCTCAACTGTCGCGGCGAAATGCTGAAAGTGCTCAGGGTGGAACCGTTGAAGCGGATGATTGCCAGTCAGCCCGGTTATACGCTGACCCTTGGCGAAGGGCGTAACCGACATATTCGCCGGATGATGGAAGCCCTGGACTGCAAGGTGGTTCGCCTGCTGCGGGTTTCGGTCGGTCCGCTGCGCCTCGAAAAACTGCGTTCCGGTGAATATCGCGAACTCGCTCCGTGGGAACTCGAAGACCTGCGTAAGGCGGTCGGTCTTTAA
- the cas3 gene encoding CRISPR-associated helicase Cas3': MPPHTSPVFYAHSNGLDPAHWQPLETHLKNVAEKAADFAQPFGGEEWGRLIGINHDLGKGTLAWQAWLRQVNGISDEFSGHYAGHPAHADAGAQWLFSQSKQAGQLLAYCVAGHHGGLPNWNEGSVRAGLKVRLNQSMPNMKLAKVSSIPAELPFVLDPERLGFQLQFFARMLFSCLVDADYLDTEMFIDGEKARWRSGYPKLDELSKCFWMRFNALREKVDIASPVNRQRERVLRDCLSAAGNEPGLFSLTVPTGGGKTLASLAFALKHAKKYEKRRIIYVIPFTSIIEQNAAVFRDMLSKDAVLEHHCNFIPDDSDWKTRLASENWDAPVVITTNVQFFNSFYANKPSKCRKLHNVSDSVVIFDEVQAVPVEKLKPCLEIIKELSSGYGVSSVLCTATQPAVEYSDQFQSGLQNVREIVGDVAELFSSLKRTEESFVGVLEVGELAGRLSNENQVLCIVNTRKQALDVFKALPESEGSIHLSALMHPDHRTKTLAEVRQRLDDGLPCRVVSTQLIEAGVDVDFPCVYRAVSGIDSIAQAAGRCNRNGKYQTPRPVCVFEFPEDASCAFFRQAAQSAAKLFDRYSGRLTVPECVREYFSDYFWKNEQRMDDGETLQRCLRAQTLEISFRDIAEFQMIKTATIPIIVALEDEALELVHALDFAEHSGGILRRLQKYTVQVYSYQFDEICDWLEEPVPGVFVLKSEELYSHETGLQCNPPQGQAFFG; encoded by the coding sequence ATGCCGCCCCATACTTCTCCAGTGTTTTATGCTCACAGCAATGGTCTCGACCCGGCTCACTGGCAGCCGCTTGAAACGCACCTGAAAAACGTTGCTGAAAAAGCGGCCGATTTCGCTCAACCATTCGGTGGAGAAGAGTGGGGGCGACTGATCGGGATCAATCATGATTTGGGAAAAGGGACGCTGGCTTGGCAGGCATGGTTGCGGCAGGTGAATGGCATTTCCGATGAATTTTCCGGACATTACGCTGGGCACCCAGCGCATGCGGATGCTGGGGCGCAATGGTTGTTCTCTCAATCAAAACAGGCCGGACAACTTTTGGCTTATTGCGTTGCTGGGCATCACGGAGGGTTGCCGAATTGGAATGAGGGTTCTGTTCGTGCAGGTTTGAAAGTTCGTTTGAACCAGTCCATGCCGAATATGAAACTGGCGAAGGTGTCTTCGATTCCTGCTGAACTTCCATTTGTACTGGATCCAGAGCGCTTGGGTTTTCAGCTTCAGTTTTTTGCACGGATGTTATTTTCTTGTCTGGTTGATGCTGATTATTTGGATACGGAAATGTTCATTGATGGTGAAAAGGCCAGGTGGCGTTCCGGATATCCGAAGTTGGATGAGTTATCAAAGTGCTTTTGGATGCGGTTTAATGCGTTGCGAGAAAAGGTAGATATCGCGTCGCCGGTTAACCGGCAAAGAGAACGCGTATTGCGGGATTGCCTGAGCGCGGCGGGAAACGAGCCGGGACTGTTTTCGCTAACGGTACCAACGGGTGGTGGAAAGACACTGGCGTCGCTTGCATTTGCATTGAAGCATGCCAAGAAATACGAGAAGCGGAGGATCATTTATGTGATTCCGTTTACGAGCATCATTGAACAGAATGCCGCAGTTTTTCGTGATATGTTGAGCAAAGATGCCGTACTGGAGCATCATTGCAATTTTATTCCGGACGACTCGGATTGGAAAACCCGTCTTGCATCGGAAAACTGGGATGCTCCGGTTGTTATAACAACAAATGTTCAGTTTTTTAATTCGTTCTATGCCAATAAGCCGTCGAAATGCCGTAAGCTTCACAATGTCTCCGACAGCGTTGTTATCTTTGATGAAGTGCAGGCTGTTCCTGTTGAAAAACTGAAGCCCTGTCTGGAAATAATTAAGGAGTTGTCGTCTGGCTACGGCGTAAGCTCTGTGCTTTGCACGGCCACACAGCCCGCTGTTGAATATTCGGATCAGTTTCAATCCGGCCTTCAAAATGTGAGAGAAATCGTTGGCGATGTCGCCGAACTGTTTTCGTCTTTGAAACGGACGGAAGAATCTTTTGTTGGTGTGCTGGAGGTGGGGGAGCTCGCCGGGCGGTTGTCCAATGAGAATCAGGTGCTGTGCATTGTGAATACCCGGAAGCAGGCGCTGGATGTTTTTAAGGCGTTGCCTGAGTCCGAAGGAAGTATTCACCTGAGCGCGTTAATGCACCCGGACCACCGAACAAAAACGCTGGCGGAGGTTCGACAGCGGCTGGATGACGGATTGCCGTGTCGTGTGGTCAGTACGCAGTTGATCGAGGCTGGGGTAGATGTCGATTTTCCCTGTGTTTATCGCGCAGTGTCCGGAATCGACTCTATTGCTCAGGCGGCGGGGCGCTGCAATCGCAACGGAAAATATCAAACGCCGCGGCCAGTCTGTGTATTCGAGTTCCCAGAAGATGCCTCGTGCGCCTTTTTCCGGCAGGCGGCTCAGTCCGCCGCCAAGTTGTTTGATCGTTATTCCGGCCGGCTCACGGTGCCGGAATGCGTTCGTGAATATTTTTCTGATTATTTTTGGAAGAACGAACAGCGAATGGACGATGGCGAGACCCTGCAGCGATGCCTTCGGGCTCAAACATTGGAGATTTCGTTTCGAGATATCGCGGAATTTCAAATGATCAAAACGGCGACCATTCCAATCATCGTGGCACTGGAGGACGAAGCGCTGGAGCTGGTGCATGCATTGGATTTTGCAGAGCATTCGGGCGGTATCCTTCGGCGTCTGCAGAAATACACGGTGCAGGTCTATAGTTATCAGTTTGATGAAATTTGCGATTGGTTGGAAGAACCCGTGCCCGGCGTGTTTGTTTTAAAATCGGAAGAGCTTTATTCGCATGAAACCGGGCTGCAATGCAACCCGCCGCAGGGACAGGCATTTTTTGGATAA
- the recJ gene encoding single-stranded-DNA-specific exonuclease RecJ: protein MSRVWKFKPCEEALVERLFQCLENVPKPLAALLVQRGCTTAEDAYDFMNPALSTLRDPFELPDMTPAVERVRRALADGEKITVFGDYDADGVCSTALMVRVLRGLGGNVSAYIPGRLENGYGLSPDALQTCVELHGPSLIVTVDCGTGAVAAVEAARERGVDIVVTDHHEPGEKIASAVAVVNPKRVENHPASILAGVGVAFKVCHALIKAGRDDTCAASTLFDLKSVLDFVAVATVTDMVPLLGENRALVRAGFQTLENSAWPGWGALKRVSGLRGPLETWHAGFTFGPRINAAGRVGRADAALDLFLTDLPEKADELAALLDESNRERQAIERDIVKEAVDEIDSWFDETRHFGLVVAREGWHAGVIGIVASRLIQRYGRPVAVIGIDGDRGRGSCRSIEAFSVLDGLHACADLLVRHGGHEMAAGLEVKTENLDAFRKCFNDYAYKRLKDVDLSPVLEIDRMVDLSEIDSLLMSGLRRTGPFGQDNPEPIWAVMNVNVADSRILKEKHLKLTFTDGRNRVDAIGFNMAEKLPDGPVDIAFSLHENTWNGRTSLQLNLKDIRPTQAQA from the coding sequence ATGTCCAGAGTCTGGAAGTTTAAGCCATGTGAAGAGGCGCTCGTTGAGCGCCTTTTCCAATGTTTGGAAAATGTTCCAAAACCGCTGGCTGCACTGCTGGTTCAGCGCGGGTGCACGACGGCTGAAGACGCGTATGATTTTATGAATCCGGCGCTGTCGACGCTGCGCGATCCGTTTGAGCTTCCGGACATGACCCCGGCGGTCGAACGCGTCCGCCGCGCGCTGGCCGACGGAGAAAAAATCACGGTTTTTGGTGACTATGATGCGGACGGGGTTTGCTCGACCGCGCTGATGGTCCGTGTTCTGCGCGGACTTGGCGGCAATGTGTCCGCCTACATTCCCGGACGGCTGGAAAACGGCTACGGCCTTTCGCCCGATGCGCTCCAAACCTGCGTTGAACTGCACGGTCCGTCGCTGATTGTGACTGTCGACTGCGGAACCGGCGCGGTTGCCGCCGTTGAGGCGGCCCGGGAACGCGGTGTCGATATTGTGGTGACGGATCACCACGAGCCGGGTGAGAAAATCGCCAGTGCTGTTGCTGTTGTGAACCCCAAGCGGGTTGAAAATCATCCGGCCTCCATTCTGGCCGGAGTCGGCGTTGCCTTTAAAGTATGCCATGCGCTCATTAAAGCCGGACGCGATGATACCTGTGCGGCTTCGACCCTGTTCGATCTTAAAAGTGTGCTCGATTTTGTTGCGGTGGCCACGGTCACCGATATGGTGCCGCTGCTCGGCGAAAACCGCGCTCTCGTGCGCGCCGGTTTCCAAACGTTGGAAAATTCGGCGTGGCCGGGCTGGGGCGCGCTGAAGCGGGTGTCCGGTCTGAGAGGTCCGCTTGAAACGTGGCACGCCGGTTTCACATTCGGTCCGCGCATCAACGCCGCCGGCCGTGTCGGCCGTGCCGATGCTGCGCTCGACCTGTTTTTGACCGATCTGCCGGAAAAGGCGGATGAGCTGGCCGCACTGCTCGACGAATCCAACCGTGAACGGCAGGCCATCGAGCGCGATATTGTGAAAGAGGCCGTCGATGAAATCGACAGTTGGTTTGATGAAACCAGACACTTCGGGCTGGTGGTCGCCCGCGAAGGGTGGCATGCCGGCGTCATCGGGATTGTCGCTTCACGCCTGATTCAGCGTTACGGCCGGCCGGTGGCTGTGATCGGCATCGACGGAGACCGCGGCCGCGGTTCCTGCCGCAGCATCGAAGCGTTCAGTGTTCTCGATGGACTCCATGCCTGCGCGGATCTGCTGGTCCGCCACGGAGGGCATGAGATGGCCGCCGGGCTGGAGGTGAAGACGGAAAACCTCGACGCATTTCGCAAGTGCTTTAATGACTATGCATATAAACGGCTTAAAGATGTCGATTTAAGTCCTGTTTTGGAGATCGATCGCATGGTCGATCTGTCAGAAATAGACTCTTTGCTGATGAGCGGGCTGCGGCGCACCGGTCCGTTTGGGCAGGATAATCCGGAGCCGATCTGGGCCGTGATGAATGTGAATGTGGCGGACAGCCGGATTCTCAAGGAAAAACATTTGAAGCTTACATTCACCGATGGCCGGAACCGGGTCGATGCCATTGGCTTTAACATGGCCGAAAAGCTTCCCGATGGTCCGGTGGATATTGCCTTTTCTCTCCATGAAAACACGTGGAACGGCCGCACATCCCTGCAGCTGAATCTAAAAGATATTCGTCCGACGCAGGCTCAGGCCTGA
- the lptD gene encoding LPS assembly protein LptD: MKIKQFVFFLTVSVLFALTASSKELAYKESTSGNYFYLNPFAHKPVSPADHWDYAVALREKGKLSAARKQFEVLVKRWPESAQAAGAKQAVGDIYFEQGKDKKSFETYEELIKTYYTGLKNYDGVLENQYAIAQREMERKRMRWLFGGYRAPERAIPYLESILKNAPQWDRAPEIQSEIGQAYQQDGNYDMAVIAYSTVEYRYPDSSFAEQASFAKVQCLQEMVKKTPYSVDIREQAQLASAIFMETYKDSEHRAEIEQFADELADQAAAHDFEIGRFYERIPKPPRNDSAKIYYESVIEEHPETSRAAAASQRLRVMFPVAPSVGGEAVADGEVAVEPVPVPETVPEIMASISSDTVTTTPSVSTGGGSARKPLPEVGSPDAVEVTADRLEYESGQLIGKGNVAVQQEGASLQADYVSVNQETGDITAMGNIVMLYDGNRWEGEKLLYNFKTREGNFGPSSMYFEPAYITAEKTEQVSSNEYRMVNARITTCSGSDPIVYAKAGEVRLIDEDKPGGRFIKAKHVTFYVGDIPVFYTPYWQRHLGYRVFSFSVGYSGRLGAFVMGRAVLRPTDWLTTTSHLDLYSDRGVGLGQDFRWSTPRGQGGIKTYYISDNDPLENDDLTAAEQALIDSQRYRVHLDHQEQISDETYFRTEVNWLSDPTVLEDFFNDEFRQNVNPENYAVLQHSADSYAAGVRVDRSANDFYTTVERMPEASFDWYRAPLGDLAYFQNETRAGFYEMQHAETNILPSVAAPDYRSARFDTYNQVFLPLRIKEFFNVIPRAAYRGTWYGDTPAGSAEYRNIVELGTLSSFKAHKKLTDQSGFYGTGLRHVVEPYADYLYRYSDIETNLLYQFDNIDELDDRNEVRFGMRNFLQTKRGARRVVNFLDTDLYTSYRLDRNTGEKDFGPLVANLDMSLTDDFRIQSDLEYDMHAGQFDEYNARAHYLATDSSQYSLEYRYLADTRSLVAASTELFPNNDWSYQFLVRYDATLNEWRERRFLVNHRFDCIGLGLGLKVDEDDEPSLWLHLWLNAFGSDSDSGRL; encoded by the coding sequence ATGAAAATCAAACAATTTGTCTTTTTTCTGACAGTTTCGGTTCTTTTTGCGCTGACGGCTTCTTCGAAGGAGCTGGCTTATAAGGAAAGCACGAGCGGCAACTATTTTTATCTGAATCCATTTGCTCACAAACCGGTGTCTCCGGCTGATCACTGGGATTATGCGGTTGCGCTGCGCGAAAAAGGCAAACTCTCGGCGGCTCGCAAGCAGTTTGAGGTGCTGGTGAAGCGCTGGCCGGAGAGCGCTCAGGCTGCCGGAGCCAAACAGGCGGTGGGCGATATTTACTTTGAGCAGGGTAAGGATAAGAAATCATTCGAGACCTATGAAGAACTGATTAAGACCTATTACACCGGCCTGAAAAATTATGATGGGGTGCTGGAAAACCAGTATGCAATTGCTCAACGCGAGATGGAGCGCAAGCGGATGCGCTGGCTGTTCGGCGGTTACCGGGCGCCGGAACGCGCGATCCCGTATTTAGAGTCCATCCTTAAAAACGCGCCGCAGTGGGACCGGGCGCCGGAAATCCAGTCTGAGATCGGGCAGGCGTACCAGCAGGACGGCAACTACGATATGGCGGTGATCGCCTATTCAACCGTTGAATATCGCTATCCTGACAGCTCATTTGCAGAACAGGCTTCGTTCGCAAAGGTTCAGTGCCTGCAGGAAATGGTGAAGAAAACTCCATACAGTGTGGATATTCGGGAGCAGGCTCAGCTGGCTTCGGCCATTTTCATGGAAACCTATAAGGATTCGGAGCATCGGGCTGAGATTGAACAGTTTGCGGACGAGCTGGCGGATCAGGCCGCTGCACACGATTTTGAAATCGGCCGGTTCTATGAACGTATACCGAAACCGCCCCGCAATGATTCTGCAAAAATTTATTATGAATCAGTGATCGAAGAACATCCGGAAACAAGTCGTGCTGCGGCCGCCTCCCAGAGACTTCGTGTGATGTTCCCGGTTGCCCCGTCTGTCGGCGGTGAGGCCGTTGCCGACGGCGAGGTTGCCGTTGAACCGGTTCCGGTGCCTGAAACCGTTCCGGAGATTATGGCTTCTATTTCATCAGATACAGTGACGACAACCCCTTCGGTGTCCACCGGGGGGGGCTCCGCGCGCAAACCGCTTCCCGAGGTTGGCAGTCCGGATGCTGTTGAAGTGACTGCGGATCGGCTGGAGTATGAAAGCGGGCAGCTGATCGGGAAAGGCAATGTGGCCGTTCAGCAGGAAGGTGCCAGCCTGCAGGCCGATTATGTGAGCGTCAACCAGGAAACCGGTGATATCACCGCGATGGGTAATATTGTGATGCTGTACGACGGTAACCGCTGGGAAGGCGAAAAACTGCTGTACAACTTCAAAACCCGTGAAGGAAACTTTGGGCCGTCGAGCATGTACTTTGAGCCGGCGTATATTACCGCAGAAAAGACCGAACAGGTTTCTTCAAACGAGTATCGAATGGTTAATGCCCGGATTACCACCTGCTCCGGCAGCGATCCGATTGTTTATGCCAAAGCCGGCGAAGTGCGCCTGATTGATGAGGATAAGCCGGGGGGACGGTTTATTAAGGCAAAGCATGTCACATTTTATGTCGGTGATATTCCCGTCTTTTACACACCGTATTGGCAGCGCCACCTCGGCTATCGTGTTTTCAGCTTCTCCGTCGGTTACAGCGGCCGCCTTGGAGCATTTGTGATGGGCCGTGCGGTCCTGCGCCCGACCGACTGGCTGACGACCACCTCGCATCTGGACCTCTATTCCGATCGTGGTGTCGGGTTGGGACAGGATTTCCGGTGGAGCACGCCCAGAGGACAAGGTGGTATCAAAACCTATTACATCAGCGACAATGATCCTCTCGAGAATGATGACCTGACGGCGGCCGAGCAGGCATTGATCGACTCGCAGCGTTATCGTGTGCATCTCGATCACCAAGAGCAGATCAGTGACGAAACCTATTTCCGCACGGAAGTGAACTGGCTGAGCGACCCGACGGTTCTCGAAGATTTCTTTAACGATGAGTTCCGCCAGAATGTAAATCCGGAGAACTATGCGGTGCTTCAGCATTCGGCGGACAGCTATGCCGCCGGCGTTCGTGTGGACCGCAGTGCGAACGATTTTTATACAACGGTTGAGCGCATGCCGGAAGCCAGTTTCGACTGGTATCGTGCCCCGCTGGGCGATCTGGCTTATTTCCAGAATGAAACCCGTGCGGGCTTCTACGAAATGCAGCACGCCGAGACAAATATTCTTCCGAGCGTGGCCGCTCCCGACTACCGCAGCGCCCGGTTCGATACATACAATCAGGTCTTCCTGCCGTTGCGCATCAAGGAGTTCTTTAATGTCATTCCGCGTGCAGCGTATCGTGGAACCTGGTACGGCGACACACCGGCCGGTTCTGCCGAATACCGCAATATCGTGGAGTTGGGAACGTTATCATCCTTCAAGGCCCATAAAAAGCTGACCGACCAAAGCGGTTTCTACGGAACCGGCCTGCGGCACGTCGTGGAGCCCTATGCGGATTACCTCTACCGTTATTCGGACATTGAAACCAATCTGCTGTATCAGTTCGACAACATTGATGAACTGGACGATCGCAACGAAGTCCGCTTTGGGATGCGCAACTTCCTTCAGACCAAGCGAGGCGCCAGACGAGTGGTCAACTTCCTCGATACCGACCTCTACACATCCTATCGTCTTGACCGCAATACCGGTGAAAAAGATTTCGGACCGCTGGTTGCCAATCTGGATATGAGCCTGACCGACGACTTCCGGATTCAGTCTGATCTGGAATATGACATGCATGCCGGGCAATTTGACGAATATAACGCCCGGGCTCATTACCTGGCCACCGACTCCAGCCAGTATTCACTCGAATACCGGTATCTGGCTGATACCCGTTCTCTGGTTGCTGCATCCACCGAGCTGTTTCCCAATAATGACTGGTCCTATCAGTTTCTCGTTCGCTACGACGCAACATTGAATGAATGGCGGGAACGGCGCTTCCTCGTTAATCATCGTTTTGACTGTATCGGCCTCGGCCTCGGCCTGAAAGTGGACGAGGACGATGAACCGTCCCTGTGGCTGCATCTCTGGCTCAACGCTTTCGGAAGCGACAGCGATTCCGGTCGTTTATAG